Proteins encoded by one window of Cannabis sativa cultivar Pink pepper isolate KNU-18-1 chromosome 4, ASM2916894v1, whole genome shotgun sequence:
- the LOC115714937 gene encoding protein ABA AND ROS SENSITIVE 1 — protein MDYKAKRKSSFRDRLNDQKKVKRIVSALVRYNDNNQPICKVCDVVLKSESFWDVHQVSRKHHEAMSKFKASAAALNAGNQGKPESRKELPKSKHEIFEELQSSRSENSIASTRPQLSSGLPPNFFDNNDSQNPNTSTGPEHARASTKSQLSSGLPPNFFDDSDLQKANTSTQPDNSRVSTKPQLSSGLPPNFFDDSDSQMAITGTKTDIMTPAKGLTQTSQITGSEAKQVKGALPEGFFDNKEADLLARGIKPVKPDVKDEYKEFEKLIQDDLQEVDNRMEEDEIDAAEMIEEAESVEQKTYREKVELLRKKKMELKADRSAKRSKGTEGVSVRPKLEESSSDDDSDENFAVDWRAQHL, from the exons atggattaTAAAGCTAAAAGAAAATCATCATTTCGTGATAGATTGAATGATCAGAAAAAAGTCAAGCGCATAGTTTCCGCTCTTGTAAG GTATAATGACAATAATCAGCCAATATGTAAGGTCTGTGATGTTGTCTTGAAGTCAGAATCCTTTTGGGATGTGCATCAAGTTTCCCGTAAACATCACGAG GCGATGAGTAAATTCAAAGCCTCTGCAGCTGCATTAAATGCGGGAAACCAGGGAAAACCTGAGTCCCGTAAGGAGTTGCCTAAATCTAAACATGAAATTTTTGAAGAGTTGCAAAGCAGTCGATCTGAGAATTCAATAGCATCAACTAGACCTCAGTTATCATCAGGGCTTCCTCCAAATTTTTTTGATAACAATGACTCACAAAATCCAAATACAA GCACTGGACCGGAGCATGCAAGAGCATCAACCAAATCTCAGTTGTCATCAGGGCTTCCTCCAAATTTTTTTGATGATAGTGACTTACAGAAGGCAAATACAA GCACTCAACCTGACAATTCTAGAGTATCAACCAAACCTCAGTTGTCATCAGGCCTTCCTCCCAACTTTTTTGATGACAGTGACTCACAAATGGCAATTACAG GTACTAAGACGGATATTATGACGCCTGCCAAGGGGCTCACACAAACATCTCAAATAACTGGTTCGGAAGCAAAGCAAGTCAAGGGAGCACTTCCAGAAGGATTTTTTGATAACAAGGAAGCTGATTTACTTGCAAGGGGCATAAAGCCTGTAAAGCCAGACGTCAA AGATGAGTACAAAGAATTTGAGAAGTTGATTCAAGACGACTTGCAAGAGGTGGACAATCGTATGGAAGAAGACGAG ATTGATGCTGCCGAAATGATCGAAGAAGCTGAGTCTGTTGAGCAAAA GACTTACAGAGAGAAAGTTGAATtgttgaggaagaagaagatggaATTGAAGGCCGATCGGTCTGCCAAACGCAGCAAAGGTACAGAGGGTGTTAGTGTAAGGCCAAAACTTGAGGAGTCGTCTAGTGATGATGACAGCGATGAGAATTTCGCAGTTGATTGGAGAGCTCAACATTTGTGA